The following are from one region of the Rhodopirellula sp. P2 genome:
- a CDS encoding vitamin B12-dependent ribonucleotide reductase, with amino-acid sequence MSTVLPESNATSRLPANDPALEKVDSEHGVEYAREKFGTALRGDRAGLKIETTFCPDDGRTPFATTAWDLRSASIKDESGHALFEQTDCEVPASWSQLATNVVVSKYFYGDPKNTEERERSVRQLIHRVTRTISDWGLADGYFDSPEDGERFYRDLTWLCLHQHGAFNSPVWFNVGLHTQYGVEGDMCNWHWDRTKNTTAQPNNPYEYPQGSACFIQSVDDNMEDIMRLACSEAMLFKFGSGTGTDLSTIRSQREKLSGGGTPSGPLSFMRVYDSIAGVVKSGGKTRRAAKMQSLKVWHPDILEFIECKWAEEKKAHALIREGYDSNFNGEAYASVCFQNANLSVRLTDDYMEAVRKNGTFQTRWITDKPTTEPPSYVAKELLNKMAECAWHCGDPGVQYDTTINKWHTCPNSGAINASNPCSEYMFLDDTACNLASINLMKFVQPDGAFDHKRFRAACRTFFIAQEILVDHASYPTEPIARNSHKFRPLGLGYSNLGSVVMTAGLPYDSDAARGMCGSLTALLHGEANRTSAELASVVGTFDGYAENEAPMLRVMQMHRDACEEINDDGPAELKEAARELWDGVLEIGEKYGFRNAQATVLAPTGTISFMMDCDTTGIEPDIALVKYKQLAGGGMLKIVNQTVKLGLKKLGYDADTIAEILKYVDDNDTIEGAPGLKDEHLAVFDCAFKPANGVRTIGWRAHITMMAAAQPFLSGAISKTVNMPTDVTPQDIADAYFWGWELGLKAIAIYRDGSKQSQPLNTQSDEQKATDAAEAARVETVEKIVYKPRRERLPDTRQSLTHKFSIAGHEGYLCVGLYPDGRPGEMFITMAKEGSTIGGIMDSFGTALSIAMQYGVPLEVIVNKFSHTRFEPMGHTSNKDIRIAKSVVDYIARWLGITFMSGNDYSPSAEGAAKTGGNGPDLTNAPAGATANNNSPVMAELRADAGAAVALVERATLLASLQNGPSNGAATNGHTNGDSAAGGAVAEKSTDGLGGQSDQFSRFQTDAPSCDNCGSITVRNGNCYLCHNCGNSMGCS; translated from the coding sequence ATGTCCACTGTTCTGCCCGAGTCGAACGCCACCTCCCGTCTTCCCGCCAATGACCCCGCCTTGGAAAAGGTCGATTCCGAGCATGGCGTCGAGTACGCACGCGAGAAGTTTGGCACTGCCCTGCGAGGCGATCGCGCCGGCCTGAAGATCGAAACCACTTTCTGCCCTGATGATGGGCGGACCCCGTTCGCAACCACTGCCTGGGATTTGCGTTCGGCATCGATCAAAGACGAATCCGGGCATGCCTTGTTCGAGCAAACTGACTGCGAAGTCCCTGCGTCCTGGAGTCAATTGGCGACCAACGTGGTCGTTTCGAAGTACTTCTATGGCGACCCGAAGAACACGGAAGAACGCGAACGCAGCGTTCGTCAGTTGATCCACCGTGTCACCCGCACGATCAGCGATTGGGGTTTGGCCGACGGTTACTTTGACTCTCCCGAAGACGGCGAGCGTTTCTACCGCGACCTGACGTGGTTGTGCTTGCACCAGCACGGTGCTTTCAACAGTCCCGTGTGGTTCAACGTTGGTTTGCACACCCAGTACGGTGTCGAAGGCGACATGTGCAACTGGCACTGGGACCGCACCAAGAACACCACCGCCCAGCCCAACAACCCCTACGAATACCCCCAAGGGTCGGCGTGTTTCATCCAGTCCGTGGATGACAACATGGAAGACATCATGCGTCTGGCGTGCAGCGAGGCGATGTTGTTCAAATTCGGCAGCGGCACGGGAACCGACCTTTCGACCATCCGCAGCCAACGCGAAAAACTCTCCGGCGGTGGAACGCCCTCCGGCCCGTTGTCGTTCATGCGTGTTTACGACTCGATCGCAGGCGTCGTGAAGTCGGGCGGCAAGACTCGTCGGGCGGCCAAGATGCAATCGCTGAAGGTCTGGCACCCCGATATTCTCGAGTTCATCGAGTGCAAATGGGCGGAAGAAAAGAAGGCTCACGCGTTGATTCGGGAAGGTTACGATTCGAACTTCAACGGGGAAGCTTACGCCAGCGTTTGTTTCCAAAATGCGAACCTGTCCGTTCGTTTGACCGACGACTACATGGAAGCGGTTCGCAAGAACGGAACCTTCCAAACTCGCTGGATCACGGACAAACCCACCACCGAGCCACCCAGTTACGTCGCGAAGGAGTTGCTCAACAAAATGGCCGAGTGCGCTTGGCACTGTGGCGACCCCGGCGTGCAGTACGACACGACGATCAACAAATGGCACACGTGCCCGAACAGTGGGGCGATCAATGCATCCAACCCCTGCTCGGAATACATGTTCCTGGATGACACGGCCTGCAACCTGGCCAGCATCAACTTGATGAAGTTCGTCCAACCGGACGGGGCGTTTGATCACAAGCGTTTCCGTGCCGCTTGCCGCACGTTCTTCATCGCTCAAGAAATCTTGGTCGACCACGCCAGCTATCCGACTGAGCCGATCGCTCGCAACAGCCACAAGTTCCGTCCTTTGGGACTCGGTTACTCGAACCTCGGCAGCGTCGTCATGACCGCTGGTTTGCCTTACGACAGCGACGCTGCTCGTGGCATGTGCGGTTCGTTGACGGCCCTGCTGCACGGCGAAGCCAACCGCACCAGTGCGGAACTCGCCAGCGTCGTCGGAACATTCGATGGTTACGCCGAAAACGAAGCCCCGATGCTTCGCGTGATGCAAATGCACCGTGACGCCTGCGAGGAAATCAACGACGATGGCCCCGCCGAACTGAAAGAAGCCGCTCGCGAATTGTGGGATGGCGTGCTGGAAATCGGTGAGAAGTATGGCTTCCGCAACGCTCAAGCAACCGTGCTGGCACCGACCGGAACGATCAGCTTCATGATGGACTGCGACACGACGGGCATCGAGCCCGACATCGCCTTGGTGAAGTACAAACAACTCGCCGGTGGCGGGATGTTGAAGATCGTCAACCAAACCGTGAAGCTCGGTTTGAAGAAACTCGGCTACGACGCCGACACGATCGCCGAGATCCTGAAGTACGTCGATGACAACGACACCATCGAAGGCGCTCCTGGTTTGAAGGACGAGCACTTGGCCGTGTTCGATTGTGCTTTCAAACCTGCCAACGGTGTTCGCACCATTGGCTGGCGTGCTCACATCACCATGATGGCCGCTGCTCAGCCGTTCCTTTCCGGAGCGATCAGCAAAACCGTCAACATGCCCACCGATGTGACGCCGCAAGACATCGCCGACGCCTACTTCTGGGGTTGGGAATTGGGGCTGAAGGCGATTGCGATTTATCGTGATGGCAGCAAGCAGTCACAACCTCTGAACACCCAATCGGACGAGCAGAAAGCCACGGACGCAGCAGAGGCTGCGAGGGTCGAAACGGTCGAGAAGATCGTTTACAAACCGCGTCGCGAACGTTTGCCTGACACCCGTCAAAGTTTGACTCACAAGTTCAGCATCGCTGGACATGAAGGTTACTTGTGCGTCGGTTTGTATCCTGATGGACGTCCGGGTGAAATGTTCATCACGATGGCCAAAGAGGGTTCGACGATCGGCGGCATCATGGACAGCTTCGGCACCGCACTTTCCATCGCGATGCAGTACGGCGTGCCCTTGGAAGTGATCGTCAACAAGTTCAGTCACACCCGTTTCGAGCCCATGGGGCACACGTCCAACAAGGACATCCGCATCGCCAAGAGCGTCGTGGATTACATCGCTCGTTGGTTGGGCATCACGTTCATGTCCGGCAACGACTACTCCCCCAGTGCAGAAGGGGCGGCCAAAACAGGTGGCAACGGTCCCGACCTGACCAACGCTCCTGCCGGAGCAACGGCGAACAACAACAGTCCCGTGATGGCGGAACTGCGAGCCGACGCGGGTGCCGCGGTCGCATTGGTCGAACGAGCCACGTTGTTGGCCAGTTTGCAAAACGGTCCTAGCAACGGTGCTGCAACCAACGGGCACACCAACGGTGATTCCGCAGCCGGCGGTGCCGTGGCAGAAAAGTCGACCGATGGATTGGGCGGGCAATCCGACCAGTTCTCTCGCTTCCAAACCGACGCTCCCAGTTGTGACAACTGTGGCAGCATCACGGTTCGCAACGGCAACTGTTACCTCTGCCACAACTGTGGCAACTCGATGGGCTGCAGCTGA